Part of the Paenibacillus guangzhouensis genome is shown below.
TGCCGATTAATTCGTATTCTTCATATCCGGTTAACTCACAGGTATGATGATTGGCATTTGCGATCTTCCCGTTCAGCTCTAATTCAATCACAGAGATCGGGTAATATTCCATTATCGCCCTCAGCAGCTGGTCATTAGAAGATTGCTTCTTCGCCTCCATGCGCACGATCCTCTCTTTATCTATGAGTTACGTAAAGCCGCTACAGCTAGCAGCAACCATCCGAGCAAGAATGCAACGCCGCCGAGCGGTGTAATGATACCAAGAATTTTAATGCCTGTAACGCTGAGCAGATATAGGCTTCCCGAGAATAGAATGATGCCCGTGAATAGTAGCCGTCCTGACCAAAGCAATTGGCGCGACGTCTTCAGATGC
Proteins encoded:
- a CDS encoding DUF423 domain-containing protein, giving the protein MLRKYVVIGSLNLLVAVALGAFGAHGLKSILTASQLNTYETGVHYHMIHALGILAIALLSAHLKTSRQLLWSGRLLFTGIILFSGSLYLLSVTGIKILGIITPLGGVAFLLGWLLLAVAALRNS